Proteins encoded within one genomic window of Salvelinus sp. IW2-2015 unplaced genomic scaffold, ASM291031v2 Un_scaffold5047, whole genome shotgun sequence:
- the LOC112077917 gene encoding sialic acid-binding Ig-like lectin 13: MPDRLDVQTGSCVQIPCSFDIPDQNKYTFNSTIRTSGVWIKENPDFGGRPDNVIFNSSETVNRYQGKITGNMSQKNCTTVFFNVTTSYTNKYFFRIESQLFRGTDPDKYVDIVVRDFPSSPILTVSGDVKEGTPVSLNCSAVAPCPEHPPELTWTLPTQFTTENQLQENPDQTKSVHSTVTFTPSYLHHEQNITCTAVYPVGASNKTAEHTMMLHVSFSPKDTSASISPADPVLVGSCVNLTCSSTANPPVTNFTWFQICGGKPTQVASGQSYSLNVTVGDGGLYYCEARNSHGCGKSREVQLAIKGQEEPVTPKFFEIVGKTLGFIFLFSLIVFFAWRRRTSRLPSGFDMTDLSQGQNSPAGTVCSNQAGSVEGTRNHHLT, translated from the exons ATGCCAGATAGACTGGATGTACAGACTGGCTCCTGTGTGCAAATCCCATGTTCATTTGATATTCCTGACCAAAATAAGTATACATTTAACAGCACAATACGAACCTCTGGAGTGTGGATTAAAGAAAACCCAGACTTTGGTGGGCGTCCGGACAATGTGATATTTAACAGTAGTGAGACGGTCAACAGATATCAAGGGAAGATAACTGGAAACATGTCCCAGAAGAACTGCACCACAGTCTTCTTCAATGTAACCACCAGTTACACTAATAAATACTTCTTCAGGATTGAGAGTCAACTATTCCGTGGAACAGATCCTGATAAGTATGTTGATATAGTTGTCAGGG ATTTTCCTTCCAGTCCCATCCTTACTGTCTCAGGTGATGTGAAGGAAGGTACCCCTGTCAGCTTGAACTGCTCTGCTGTCGCTCCCTGTCCTGAACACCCCCCTGAACTGACATGGACTCTCCCAACACAGTTCACAACTGAGAACCAACTGCAGGAGAATCCAGACCAAACCAAATCAGTTCACTCCACGGTGACCTTCACTCCGTCATACCTTCATCATGAGCAGAACATCACTTGTACTGCAGTCTACCCAGTAGGGGCAAGCAACAAGACAGCTGAACATACCATGATGCTTCACGTTTCAT tctctcctaAGGACACCTCGGCCTCCATCAGTCCAGCTGATCCAGTATTAGTGGGCAGCTGTGTTAATCTGACCTGCAGCAGTACAGCCAACCCTCCTGTGACAAACTTCACCTGGTTCCAGATATGTGGGGGTAAACCAACACAGGTTGCATCTGGACAGAGTTACTCCCTCAATGTGACTGTTGGTGATGGAGGACTGTACTACTGTGAAGCAAGAAATAGTCACGGCTGTGGGAAGTCAAGGGAAGTGCAGCTGGCTATTAAAG GGCAAGAAGAGCCTGTTACCCCAAAGTTTTTTGAGATTGTAGGAAAAACTTTGGGGTTCATTTTCCTTTTCAGCCTGATCGTATTCTTTGCATG gaggaggagaacatCTAGACTCCCCAGTGGGTTTGACATGACAGACCTTTCACAGGGACAG AACTCCCCGGCTGGGACAGTGTGCTCTAACCAGGCCGGGTCGGTAGAGGGAACCAGGAACCACCACTTAACCTAG